One part of the Rutidosis leptorrhynchoides isolate AG116_Rl617_1_P2 chromosome 1, CSIRO_AGI_Rlap_v1, whole genome shotgun sequence genome encodes these proteins:
- the LOC139886418 gene encoding probable serine/threonine-protein kinase PBL21: MSCFSCFKGYFKDVKNCDGDLDSNDYTAHGKGRTYNDVRDGKNVNSIKGKGSALCSQRANVARCFTFRELAAFTQNFREANLIGEGGFGSVFKGRLESGKLVAVKKLNPNGLQGNQEFIVEVLMLSLLRHSNLVTLTGYCADGDQRLLVYDYMPLGSLENHLFDLGPYQEPLDWRTRLKIAVGAARGLEYLHCKADPPVIYRDLKSSNILLDNDYNPKLSDFGLAKLGPVGDKTHVSTRVMGTYGYCAPDYAMSGKLTIKSDIYSFGVVLLELISGRKAINMTKKPEEQNLVSWSRPFLRDRKKFVELADPLLQDRFPSRCMHHMVAIIAMCLQEQAKFRPLIGDIVVALEYLASQAEIPENPKSLTFVSHPSPSKKSM; this comes from the exons ATGAGTTGTTTTTCTTGCTTTAAAGGCTACTTTAAAGATGTTAAAAATTGTGATGGTGATTTGGATTCCAATGACTACACAG CTCATGGAAAGGGAAGAACATACAATGATGTTAGGG ATGGGAAAAATGTGAATTCTATCAAAGGAAAAGGTAGTGCATTGTGTAGTCAGAGAGCTAATGTGGCTCGATGCTTTACGTTTCGTGAGTTAGCTGCTTTTACACAAAACTTCAGGGAGGCAAACTTGATAGGAGAAGGTGGATTCGGAAGTGTTTTCAAGGGTCGGTTGGAATCAGGGAAG CTGGTGGCTGTAAAAAAGCTGAACCCGAATGGTCTTCAAGGGAACCAAGAATTCATTGTAGAGGTTCTTATGTTGAGTCTTCTTCGTCATTCAAACCTAGTCACTTTGACTGGTTATTGCGCGGATGGAGACCAGAGACTCTTGGTTTACGACTACATGCCACTCGGTAGCCTAGAAAACCATCTTTTCG aTCTAGGTCCTTATCAGGAGCCATTGGATTGGCGCACGAGACTGAAGATTGCTGTTGGTGCAGCTCGTGGCCTTGAGTATCTTCATTGTAAAGCAGATCCGCCAGTAATTTATCGTGATCTAAAATCATCCAACATATTGTTGGATAATGACTACAATCCAAAACTTTCAGACTTTGGGCTTGCTAAATTGGGTCCTGTTGGTGATAAAACCCATGTGTCGACTCGGGTCATGGGTACATACGGTTACTGTGCACCTGATTATGCCATGAGTGGTAAACTTACCATTAAGTCTGATATCTATAGCTTTGGTGTTGTATTGTTGGAGCTTATTAGCGGACGTAAAGCTATCAACATGACTAAAAAACCTGAAGAACAGAATTTAGTTTCATGG TCCCGTCCATTTTTAAGAGATAGGAAGAAGTTTGTTGAGTTAGCTGACCCGTTGCTACAAGATCGTTTCCCGTCACGTTGTATGCACCATATGGTTGCCATAATCGCAATGTGTCTCCAAGAGCAAGCGAAGTTTCGGCCGTTAATCGGTGATATTGTTGTTGCTTTGGAGTACTTGGCCTCTCAAGCTGAGATTCCTGAAAACCCGAAGAGCTTGACTTTTGTTTCTCACCCATCACCATCAAAAAAGTCAATGTGA